A genome region from Platichthys flesus chromosome 12, fPlaFle2.1, whole genome shotgun sequence includes the following:
- the si:ch211-223a10.1 gene encoding uncharacterized protein si:ch211-223a10.1, translated as VVFPLSVRFSLQLRGFRSRSPFVRSVTMDPMPVSPFSDADVFDCIQKGDVDQCVLFVQNDRSVLRHRGWGGFTPLHYAALHGNRILVDLFLSNGADPNMTCDAGQTAFHFACRQGNIFIIHQMLQYGADLRLVDVQGKTALHHAVTGGSIISVHYLWETGMFRFSDTDMYQVTPLHLAASTGNTEVVRYLLRDQRCSVDAADQQGATALHVAAERGGVEVCWMLLQRTGCRMLHLRNHCGQTPLDLCKQGRTFRHQQLSKLLRMQMNEPLHHKPTESIVLYYWTLLFPSLSGAVILLIAHMLGGYGGLICSLLFPWLARSIFTQFHRMTTYQRLPNPVYLGTLLAGLTHTLLCFFGRITPSVWPNSALFQMSIMHFALVLCLFCKVLTQDPGTLDRADADPRFSCIADLVESNQSPHMFCPYCELFLPDHTKHCKLCEVCIKDYDHHCLFLNRCIGQGNHRLFLFFILSMVMAHLFFVASATSYLYDKVPPGFHSLSLWLALLGEEFWVVVMIVMNLLTLFWEAWLLTEQFDAIATGTTTYFRHCESSARLRSPRQRWVIVLSFLIEGRRRVGSGQMREDKTAIDI; from the exons GTGGTGTTCCCCCTTTCAGTCCGCTTCagtctgcagctcagaggaTTCCGCAGCCGGTCGCCTTTCGTCCGAAGCGTCACGATGGACCCGATGCCCGTCAGCCCCTTCAGCGATGCAGACGTGTTCGACTGCATCCAGAAAGGGGATGTGGATCAGTGCGTGCTCTTCGTTCAAAATGATCGCTCAGTCCTCAGGCATAGAG GCTGGGGCGGTTTCACCCCGCTCCACTACGCCGCCCTCCATGGGAACCGCATCCTGGTCGACCTGTTCCTCAGCAACGGAGCtgaccccaacatgacatgtgaTGCTGGACAGACAGCCTTTCATTTTGCCTGCAG GCAAGGGAACATCTTTATCATACACCAAATGTTGCAGTATGGGGCTGATTTACGCCTCGTAGATGTACAGGGAAAGACGGCCCTGCATCACGCAGTCACTGGGGGCAGCAT TATTTCAGTGCACTATTTGTGGGAGACGGGAATGTTTCGGTTCTCGGACACAGACATGTACCAGGTGACGCCCCTGCACCTGGCTGCATCCACAGGCAACACGGAGGTCGTCCGCTATTTGCTCAGAGACCAG AGATGTTCTGTGGATGCggctgaccagcagggggcgacggCGCTTCACGTtgcagcagagagggggggagtgGAGGTGTGCtggatgctgctgcagagaacaGGCTGCAGGATGCTCCATCTGAGGAACCATTGCGGCCAGACACCACTGGATCTGTGCAAACAGGGGAGAACGTTCAG gCATCAGCAACTCTCCAAACTACTGCGTATGCAGATGAATGAGCCACTACACCACAAGCCCACAGAGTCTATTG TTTTATATTACTGGACTCTGTTATTTCCATCTCTGAGTGGAGCTGTCATCCTGCTGATAGCACACATGTTGGGAGGCTATGGGGGTCTAATCTGCAGCTTGCTCTTCCCCTGGCTGGCCAGAAGCATCTTCACACAATTTCACCGCATGACCACTTACCAAAG GTTACCCAACCCGGTCTACCTAGGAACCCTCCTCGCTGGCTTAACCCATACTCTGCTCTGCTTCTTTGGAAGAATAACGCCCA gtgtgtggcCAAACAGTGCTCTTTTCCAGATGTCCATTATGCACTTTGCCCTGGTCCTCTGCTTATTCTGTAAGGTTCTGACCCAGGACCCTGGGACACTGGACAGGGCCGATGCAGACCCTCGATTCTCCTGTATAGCTGACCTGGTGGAGAGCAACCAGAGCCCTCACATGTTCTGTCCGTACTGTGAG CTGTTTCTACCCGACCACACCAAACACTGCAAGCTGTGTGAGGTGTGCATCAAAGACTATGACCACCACTGCCTTTTCCTGAACCGGTGCATCGGCCAAGGCAACCAccgcctcttcctcttcttcatcctctccatgGTGATGGCCCACTTGTTCTTTGTTGCCTCCGCGACCAGTTACCTGTACGACAAGGTGCCCCCAGGCTTCCACAGTCTGTCGCTGTGGCTCGCACTCTTAGGGGAGGAGTTCTGGGTGGTGGTCATGATAGTTATGAATTTACTGACGCTCTTCTGGGAGGCCTGGCTGCTGACGGAGCAGTTCGATGCCATCGCCACGGGCACGACCACCTACTTCCGACATTGCGAGAGCTCGGCTCGGCTGAGGTCACCCAGACAACGCTGGGTTATCGTGCTGTCGTTTCTGATTGAGGGTCGGAGGCGGGTGGGCAGTGGACAAATGAGAGAGGACAAAACTGCCATAGACATTTAA